A section of the Thermodesulfobacteriota bacterium genome encodes:
- a CDS encoding substrate-binding domain-containing protein, with amino-acid sequence LLGTSGYPTSREESLLAAILSRRPDGLFLTGITHSDESRRRLIAARIPIVEVWDITPTPIDMLVGFSHGKVGEAVAEHLLAKGRRRFGLVTADDARAEVRNEAYRSVLGRHGFADVATAVVPAPSNFRLGREGLARLLERGPLPLAVFCSSDTLAHGVLMEAQARGLSVPDELAIVGFGDLDFAAHTFPSLSTVRIDRAAVGRKAAEALLARFEGRETEKIVDIGFRVIERGTA; translated from the coding sequence CTGCTGGGAACCTCCGGCTACCCGACCTCCCGGGAGGAATCGCTGCTCGCGGCCATCCTCAGCAGACGTCCCGACGGCCTTTTCCTGACGGGCATCACGCATTCCGACGAGAGCCGCAGGCGGCTGATCGCCGCGCGGATCCCGATCGTGGAGGTGTGGGACATCACACCCACCCCGATCGACATGCTCGTCGGTTTCTCCCATGGGAAGGTCGGGGAGGCCGTGGCGGAGCATCTTCTCGCCAAGGGGCGCCGGCGGTTCGGACTGGTGACGGCCGACGACGCGCGCGCGGAGGTCCGTAACGAGGCATACCGCTCGGTGCTCGGCCGGCACGGGTTCGCCGACGTCGCAACCGCCGTCGTGCCCGCGCCATCCAATTTCCGGCTGGGGCGCGAGGGGCTCGCCCGCCTCCTGGAGCGCGGCCCTCTTCCGCTGGCGGTTTTCTGCAGCTCGGACACGCTGGCGCACGGCGTGCTGATGGAGGCGCAGGCGCGCGGGCTGTCGGTGCCCGACGAGCTGGCCATCGTGGGGTTCGGCGACCTCGATTTCGCGGCGCACACGTTCCCCTCGCTGTCGACGGTGCGGATCGACCGCGCCGCCGTCGGGCGGAAGGCCGCCGAAGCGCTGCTCGCCCGGTTCGAGGGAAGGGAGACGGAGAAGATCGTGGACATCGGCTTCCGGGTGATCGAGCGGGGGACCGCATGA